A section of the Naumovozyma dairenensis CBS 421 chromosome 5, complete genome genome encodes:
- the NDAI0E03960 gene encoding ATP-dependent metallopeptidase FtsH/Yme1/Tma family protein (similar to Saccharomyces cerevisiae YME1 (YPR024W); ancestral locus Anc_7.430), with protein MRRGRTRKGLEKGNKGRRRLNLKNMELARPLFPAIKTCSLQRSLPLLTKTLITRGLLIGNANRLLVVTKNNICTSSLLYRRFHTNSKTSSIHMDSWRNDRERVETTKKITASMLAHEEQIANKKIHDSQTQHDFYKLLLKSNYPQYVVARFETPGIATSPECTELYMEALQRIGRHPEADYVRLKLLNSSSVGLVNPTLTENTSPNNTTSTNNSMAVSNMAASSLLYGNNHGTKQTPLHVIISESKFTIISRWIKWIAILGIVSYGLTGVLNYVVDNSSLINNTDASKIIDSTDVENNVTFNDVKGCDEARFELEEIVDFLKNPDKYKHLGGVMTKGVLLTGPPGTGKTLLAKATASESNVKFFTMSGSEFDEVYVGVGAKRIRELFNQARQNSPAIIFIDEIDAIGGKRSGKDDQGFARQTLNQLLVELDGFKKDEGIIIIGATNFPESLDKALLRPGRFDKIVNIDLPDVRGRTEILKHHMGKITLGDDVDCTLIARGTPGLSGAELFNLVNQAAVYACQQNASEVNMLHLEWAKDKILMGAERKSMVMTEATKKATAFHEAGHAIMAKYTAAASPLYKATILPRGNALGITFQLPEMDKVDITRKECLARLDVCMGGKIAEELIFGEDNVTSGCGSDLRTATNMARAMITEYGMNDEVGPINLAENWNTWSNDIQERADNEVIKVLKEAETRCRQLLKRKNVELHRLAQGLVEYETLDAKEMDRICLGKQIDRDGSKNATDEPAENDIHNPDLDSHNNSTISPVLSMFNTLFGT; from the coding sequence ATGAGAAGGGGAAGAACTCGAAAGGGATTAGAGAAAGGAAACAAAGGCAGAAGAAGGTTGAACctaaaaaatatggaacTGGCTAGACCATTGTTTCCTGCCATTAAAACATGCAGCTTACAAAGAAGCTTACCGCTACTTACCAAGACATTAATCACCAGAGGATTACTAATAGGGAATGCTAATAGACTATTAGTGgttacaaaaaataacatCTGTACTAGTTCATTACTTTATCGTCGTTTCCATACTAACAGCAAAACATCTAGCATTCATATGGATTCCTGGAGGAATGATAGAGAACGAGTAGAAACAACGAAGAAAATAACAGCATCTATGCTTGCACATGAGGAACAAATAGCAAACAAGAAAATCCATGACTCACAAACTCAACACGATTTTTATAAATTGCTCTTGAAATCAAACTATCCACAGTACGTAGTAGCAAGATTTGAAACTCCCGGTATCGCCACTTCACCTGAATGCACAGAATTATACATGGAAGCATTACAACGTATCGGCAGACATCCTGAAGCAGACTACGTCAGATTAAAGTTATTAAACTCTAGTTCTGTCGGATTAGTGAACCCTACTCTTACAGAAAATACATCGCCAAATAATACGACCAGTACTAACAACAGCATGGCTGTTTCTAATATGGCGGCTTCATCTTTGCTTTACGGGAATAACCATGGTACTAAACAAACTCCATTACATGTAATCATATCAGAATCGAAGTTCACTATCATTTCCAGGTGGATCAAATGGATAGCAATCTTGGGAATCGTATCGTATGGTCTCACTGGTGTCTTAAATTACGTGGttgataattcttcattaattaataataccgatgcttcaaaaattatagacTCCACTGATGTGGAAAACAACGTTACATTCAATGATGTGAAAGGTTGTGATGAGGCAAGATTTGAATTAGAAGAGATTgttgatttcttaaagaaTCCTGATAAGTATAAACATTTAGGTGGTGTTATGACTAAAGGTGTCTTATTGACTGGGCCGCCAGGAACTGGGAAAACTTTGTTAGCTAAGGCTACTGCTAGCGAAAGTAATGTTAAGTTTTTCACTATGTCTGGTtctgaatttgatgaagtttATGTTGGTGTAGGTGCGAAGAGAATTCgtgaattatttaatcaAGCTCGTCAGAACTCTCCTgccattattttcattgatgaaattgatgcCATTGGTGGGAAACGTAGTGGTAAAGATGATCAAGGTTTTGCAAGACAAACtttaaatcaattattgGTTGAATTGGACGGATTCAAAAAAGATGAaggtattattattattggagCTACCAATTTTCCTGAATCGCTAGATAAAGCTTTATTAAGACCTGGTAGATTTGATAAGATTgttaatattgatttaCCCGATGTTCGTGGACGTacagaaatattaaagCATCATATGGGGAAAATAACGTTGGGTGATGATGTTGATTGTACTTTAATTGCAAGAGGAACACCTGGATTATCAGGAGCAGAATTATTCAATCTTGTCAATCAAGCTGCTGTGTATGCTTGTCAACAAAACGCATCGGAGGTAAATATGTTACATTTAGAATGGGCTAAAGATAAGATATTGATGGGTGCTGAGCGTAAATCAATGGTAATGACAGAAGCTACGAAAAAAGCTACTGCATTCCATGAAGCTGGCCATGCAATAATGGCGAAATATACCGCTGCCGCTTCGCCATTGTATAAGGCAACAATTTTACCCAGAGGGAATGCCTTAGGGATCACATTCCAATTACCCGAGATGGATAAAGTTGATATAACAAGGAAGGAATGTCTTGCGAGGCTTGATGTTTGTATGGGAGGTAAAATTGCCGaagaattaatttttgGTGAAGATAATGTGACGAGTGGTTGCGGTTCAGATTTACGTACTGCTACAAATATGGCAAGAGCCATGATAACAGAATATGGTATGAATGATGAAGTTGGACCAATAAACCTTGCAGAAAATTGGAATACATGGTCGAATGATATTCAAGAAAGGGCTGATAATGAAGTTATCAAAGTATTGAAAGAGGCAGAAACTAGATGTAGGCAATTactaaaaagaaagaatgtTGAATTACATCGTTTGGCACAAGGCTTAGTTGAATATGAAACATTAGATGCCAAGGAAATGGATAGAATTTGTCTTGGTAAGCAAATAGACAGAGATGGATCAAAGAACGCAACGGATGAGCCAGCTGAAAATGATATCCATAATCCAGATCTTGACAGCCATAATAATTCCACTATTTCTCCTGTACTTTCGATGTTTAATACATTATTCGGAACATGA
- the ATP1 gene encoding F1F0 ATP synthase subunit alpha (similar to Saccharomyces cerevisiae ATP1 (YBL099W); ancestral locus Anc_7.432) codes for MLRQTALKPLIPLTRNILARAVLSPTLASSRRLASTSTKPQPTEASSILEERIRGISNEANLNETGRVLAVGDGIARVFGLNNIQAEELVEFSSGVKGMALNLEPGQVGIVLFGSDRLVKEGELVKRTGKIVDVPVGPAMLGRVVDALGNPIDGKGPIKAEKHSRAQVKAPGILPRRSVHEPVQTGLKAVDALVPIGRGQRELIIGDRQTGKTAVALDTILNQKRWNEGKDESKKLYCVYVAIGQKRSTVAQLVQTLEQHNALQYSIIVAATASEAAPLQYLAPFTAASIGEWFRDNGKHALIIYDDLSKQAVAYRQLSLLLRRPPGREAYPGDVFYLHSRLLERAAKMSEKEGGGSLTALPIIETQGGDVSAYIPTNVISITDGQIFLEAELFYKGIRPAINVGLSVSRVGSAAQVKALKQVAGSLKLFLAQYREVAAFAQFGSDLDASTKQTLVRGERLTQLLKQSQYSPLSAEEQVPLIYAGVNGYLDEVDISRVGEFESSFLAFLKSSHEEILSDIRDKGELTKELMAALKSATESFVATF; via the coding sequence ATGTTACGTCAAACTGCACTTAAACCATTAATTCCCCTAACAAGGAACATCCTAGCAAGAGCCGTCCTCTCACCCACCCTTGCTTCCTCGAGAAGGTTGGCTTCCACCTCCACTAAACCACAACCTACAGAGGCATCCTCCATCTTAGAGGAAAGAATTAGAGGTATTTCTAACGAAGCCAACTTGAATGAAACAGGTAGAGTTCTTGCCGTCGGTGACGGTATCGCCAGAGTCTTTGGTTTAAACAACATCCAAGCTGAAGAATTAGTCGAATTCTCATCCGGTGTCAAAGGGATGGCTTTGAATTTGGAACCAGGTCAAGTCGGTATCGTGCTTTTTGGCTCAGATAGATTAGTTAAAGAAGGTGAATTGGTCAAAAGAACCGGGAAGATCGTTGATGTCCCGGTGGGGCCAGCTATGTTAGGTAGAGTCGTTGATGCATTGGGTAATCCAATCGATGGGAAGGGCCCAATTAAGGCTGAAAAGCATTCAAGAGCTCAAGTGAAGGCCCCAGGTATCTTACCAAGGAGATCTGTCCACGAACCAGTGCAGACTGGGTTGAAAGCTGTCGATGCTTTGGTCCCAATTGGGAGAGGTCAAAGAGAATTGATTATCGGTGATCGTCAAACTGGTAAGACTGCTGTTGCATTGGATACTATTTTGAATCAAAAAAGATGGAATGAAGGGAAGGATGAATCCAAAAAATTGTATTGTGTTTATGTCGCTATTGGTCAAAAAAGATCTACTGTCGCTCAATTAGTTCAAACTTTGGAACAACATAACGCTCTACAATATTCTATCATTGTTGCTGCTACAGCATCTGAAGCTGCTCCATTACAATATTTGGCTCCATTCACTGCTGCATCCATTGGAGAATGGTTCAGAGATAACGGGAAACATGCTTTGATTATATACGATGATTTATCCAAACAAGCTGTGGCTTATCGTCAATTATCTTTGTTATTGAGACGTCCTCCTGGTCGTGAAGCTTACCCAGGTGATGTTTTCTACTTACATTCAAGATTACTAGAAAGAGCCGCTAAGATGTCTGAAAAGGAAGGTGGTGGTTCATTAACTGCTCTGCCTATCATTGAAACTCAAGGTGGTGATGTCTCTGCTTATATTCCAACTAATGTCATTTCCATTACTGATGGTCAAATTTTCTTAGAAGCTGAATTGTTCTACAAGGGTATTAGACCGGCCATCAACGTTGGTTTGTCTGTGTCTCGTGTCGGTTCCGCGGCTCAAGTTAAAGCTTTGAAACAAGTCGCTGGgtctttgaaattattcTTGGCTCAATATAGAGAAGTCGCAGCTTTTGCTCAATTCGGTTCAGATTTAGATGCCTCAACAAAACAAACTTTGGTTAGAGGTGAAAGATTGACTCAACTATTGAAACAAAGTCAATATTCTCCACTATCTGCCGAAGAACAAGTCCCATTGATTTATGCCGGTGTTAATGGTTACTTGGATGAAGTGGACATATCAAGAGTTGGTGAATTTGAATCTTCATTCTTAGCATTTTTGAAATCCAGCCATGAAGAAATCTTGTCTGACATTAGAGATAAGGGTGAATTAACTAAAGAATTAATGGCTGCTTTGAAATCTGCTACAGAATCATTCGTAGCTACATTTTAA
- the PYK2 gene encoding pyruvate kinase PYK2 (similar to Saccharomyces cerevisiae CDC19 (YAL038W) and PYK2 (YOR347C); ancestral locus Anc_7.45) gives MNRTICSRIRAFTTNSLNLLTQTGSQQPTIDLLTPAMLQSRLARLTNLNVHADHDTALRKTSIIGTIGPKSNSIEMITSLRDAGLNIIRMNFSHGTHEFHSSVIDNAVQSEFLDDGRPLGIALDTKGPEIRTGITRDNKDYAVKQGHEMLFTTDPKYKEICDDQVMYLDYVNITKVISVGKIIYVDDGVLSFKVLKIIDKENLKVQVLNDGVISSHKGVNLPGTDVDLPTLSEKDMLDLEFGIEKGVHMIFASFIRSAKDVLTIREFLGEEGKDIKIISKIENQQGVNNFDEILKVTDGIMVARGDLGIEIPTPQVLAVQKRLIAKCNLVGKPVICATQMLESMTYNPRPTRAEVSDVGNAILDGADCIMLSGETAKGDYPIEAVKMMTQTALVAENAIPYLANYDDIRNCTPKPTPTTETVAASSVAAVFEQNAKAIIVLSTSGETARLCSKYRPNCPIILVTRNRGTARFSHLYRGVYPFVYELPPLEDWVKDVEKRLNFGIEMGKELNILQKGDAVVTIQGFKCGVGHSNTLHVLTI, from the coding sequence ATGAATAGAACAATATGTTCTAGAATAAGAGCTTTCACAACCAATTCACTCAACCTACTCACTCAAACAGGATCACAACAACCAACGATAGACTTACTAACACCAGCAATGTTACAATCACGCCTAGCAAGACTAACTAACCTAAACGTCCATGCAGACCACGACACCGCCTTAAGGAAGACATCCATAATTGGGACCATAGGACCCAAATCCAATTCCATAGAAATGATCACATCCCTAAGGGATGCCGGTTTGAACATCATTAGGATGAATTTCTCACATGGAACACATGAATTCCATAGCTCCGTCATTGATAATGCTGTACAATCAGAGTTCCTTGATGACGGGAGGCCATTAGGGATTGCGTTGGATACTAAGGGTCCCGAAATTAGAACTGGTATCACTCGCGATAATAAGGATTATGCCGTGAAACAAGGGCATGAGATGCTTTTCACTACTGATCCTAAGTATAAGGAGATTTGTGATGATCAAGTTATGTATTTGGATTATGTTAATATTACGAAGGTTATTTCAGTGGGGAAAATCATTTATGTAGATGATGGGGTTCTGTCATTTAaagtattgaaaattattgacaaggaaaatttaaaagtaCAAGTGTTGAATGATGGAGTTATTTCCTCGCATAAGGGTGTTAATTTGCCCGGTACTGATGTCGATTTACCAACGCTGTCTGAGAAGGATATGTTGGATTTAGAATTCGGTATTGAGAAGGGAGTTCATATGATTTTTGCATCTTTTATCAGGTCTGCTAAGGATGTATTGACGATTAGAGAATTTTTGGGTGAAGAAGGTAAAGATATTAAGATTATATCCAAAATCGAAAATCAACAGGgtgttaataattttgatgaaattttgaaagttaCAGATGGTATCATGGTTGCAAGAGGTGATCTTGGTATTGAAATTCCAACTCCGCAAGTTTTAGCAGTACAAAAAAGATTGATTGCAAAATGTAACTTAGTGGGGAAACCTGTAATTTGTGCCACCCAAATGTTAGAATCAATGACTTATAATCCAAGACCAACAAGAGCAGAAGTTTCAGACGTAGGGAACGCCATATTAGATGGTGCGGACTGTATCATGTTATCAGGTGAAACTGCAAAGGGGGATTATCCAATTGAAGCTGTAAAAATGATGACACAGACTGCTCTTGTAGCGGAAAATGCAATTCCTTATTTAGCAAATTATGATGATATCAGAAATTGTACACCAAAACCAACTCCAACAACTGAAACTGTAGCAGCTTCGTCAGTGGCAGCTGTTTTTGAACAGAATGCTAAAGCGATAATTGTACTGTCAACAAGTGGTGAAACTGCAAGGTTATGTTCTAAATATAGACCGAACTGTCCGATAATCTTAGTAACAAGAAATAGGGGAACTGCTAGATTTTCTCATCTGTACAGAGGTGTTTATCCATTCGTTTATGAATTACCCCCTCTAGAGGATTGGGTTAAAGATGTTGagaaaagattgaatttcGGGATAGAAATGGGTAAggaattaaatatattacaaaAGGGTGATGCAGTAGTGACAATCCAAGGTTTTAAGTGCGGTGTTGGCCATTCAAATACATTGCATGTTTTAACTATTTGA
- the REV1 gene encoding deoxycytidyl transferase (similar to Saccharomyces cerevisiae REV1 (YOR346W); ancestral locus Anc_7.46) has protein sequence MTNHDELIDALLTDSDLDSNTASASASNSGSQPSINFNLETPFLPPPTLRQQQQEDVDPSLISPLKAKNENQNDINSSFLSNLSDDSLIDYINRFSQDEKKKADQNSSKKRLLNDTKSVTSSIGNTSTTNTNVNDYSREDYFHDKKLRQDQQDEHLRNQYRNLYLNGTDHINEGLPPQIFKDCIIYINGYTIPGRLQLHESIVLHGGKFIHHLSAKKKITHIIASNLTLKKKLEFEKYKVVKPDWIVKSIESKKLLPWQDFALLTHLDEQQKRLDFLPTEKQTIASSLSPSPGPLRSASPSAFSTTRQIIDCNHPDFIKNYFENSRLHHLSTWKSNLKSKFLNNFLNPSSLTRFKIPTKKDNVLIFHVDFDCFFATVAYMYKDPKIICDIDKDPIVVCHGNKNSDIASCNYIARKYGIRNGMWVSQAAKLCPPGVNLISLPYNFEQFQKKSEIFYHVLENFITQPLSNNNNNNNNNNNNNNNTGQMFDLILPISIDEAICVIILPPPSSSSLTEDDTMLTLTDQIGRNIRSQIFDATNGCTVSIGCANSLVLARLSLKMAKPNGYHAVLNNNNMVDFDEFLSSFKLDDLPGVGHSLVAKLLNKFKPSNFPSNESFNLNHLKQYSNLSSLQKLLGNKSGLKIYLQLQGKDDDESSKLLYDPQSTLERKSFSIDINWGIRFSTIKEVDTFIDRCCAYLINELTTKIKKSTSQITLKVLRRAPNAPIEPAKYLGCGECDAFNKSSKLGIPTDEFGVITTEIKSLYRIIGCPPTELRGLSIQFNKLVDPTKQIDTLGKNQARLNFEKKNLNYLPADIKDDVTKELQRRKIIINPPSRTSLSPSPRHISPPKRKFEMLSTFEEKFIDNLPTQIGMELRKDLKIQKKIEHTKMKDVQEQRMKREDAIKNYKSHFFDDDSIFIPIKFQNRARFKDISKLVMMWLKNTIKTNGPHEKDLKLFEKYLQKLCDSNRIHLVLNLANMISTQLNMLPKQFHEETGFQEWEKILLTLIVPMLNKNKHTFQTVRKYDMDFDL, from the coding sequence ATGACCAATCATGATGAACTAATAGATGCGTTACTTACAGACTCAGATTTAGATTCAAACACAGCGTCAGCGTCAGCGTCAAATTCAGGTTCACAACCAAGTATAAATTTTAATCTTGAAACTCCGTTTCTACCGCCACCAACTTTACGacagcaacaacaagaagatgTAGATCCCTCATTGATTTCTCCATTAAAAGcgaaaaatgaaaatcaaaatgatattaaCTCGTCCTtcctttcaaatttaaGTGATGATTCATTGATAGATTATATCAATAGATTCTCTcaagatgaaaagaaaaaagcTGATCAAAACAGTAGTAAGAAAAGACTATTAAATGATACCAAATCAGTAACGTCCTCTATTGGTAACACAAGCACTACTAATACTAATGTCAATGACTATTCAAGGGAAGATTACTTCCatgataaaaaattaagacAAGATCAACAAGATGAacatttaagaaatcaatacagaaatttatatttaaatggGACGGACCATATTAATGAGGGATTACCACCTCAAATCTTTAAAGACTGTATAATCTATATTAATGGGTATACTATACCAGGTAGATTACAATTACATGAATCAATAGTATTACATGGTGGGAAATTTATTCATCATTTATCAgctaaaaagaaaatcacGCACATTATTGCCTCTAATTTGactttaaagaaaaaattagaatttgaaaaatataaagtgGTTAAACCAGATTGGATTGTTAAATCTATtgaatcaaagaaattattgCCCTGGCAAGATTTTGCTTTATTAACTCATTTAgatgaacaacaaaaaagatTGGATTTTTTGCCTACAGAAAAACAAACCATAGCATCTTCCCTTTCTCCATCTCCCGGTCCTCTTCGTTCTGCCTCTCCCTCTGCATTTTCAACTACGAGACAAATTATTGATTGTAATCATCCcgattttattaaaaattatttcGAAAATTCAAGATTACATCATTTATCCACATGgaaatcaaatttaaaatcaaaattctTAAACAATTTCCTCAACCCTTCTTCCTTAACCAGATTTAAAATCCCAACTAAAAAAGATAATGTATTGATCTTCCATGTTGATTTCGATTGCTTTTTCGCCACCGTAGCATATATGTATAAAGATCCTAAAATCATTTGTGATATAGATAAAGATCCAATAGTAGTATGCCATGGGAATAAAAATTCCGATATTGCAAGTTGTAATTATATTGCAAGAAAATATGGTATAAGGAATGGAATGTGGGTATCACAAGCTGCAAAATTATGTCCCCCGGGtgttaatttaatttcattaccttataattttgaacaatttcaaaaaaaatctgaaatattttatcatgtcttggaaaattttattaCACAACCATtatccaataataataataataataataataataataataataataataatactggACAAATGTTTGATTTGATATTACCAATTTCCATAGATGAAGCTATCTGTGTCATAATATTACCGCCaccatcatcttcttcattgaCTGAGGATGACACCATGCTAACGTTAACGGATCAGATTGgaagaaatattagatCCCAAATATTTGACGCTACCAATGGTTGTACTGTCAGTATTGGATGTGCAAATTCTTTAGTATTAGCAAGattatctttgaaaatggCAAAACCAAACGGCTATCATGCGGTGctaaacaataataacatggTTGATTTTGACGaatttttatcatcttttaaaCTTGATGATTTACCAGGCGTTGGACATTCATTAGTTGCTAagttattaaataaatttaaaccCTCCAATTTCCCTTCtaatgaatcatttaatctaaatcatttgaaacAGTACTCCAATTTGAGttctttacaaaaattattaggTAATAAATCTGgtttgaaaatttatttacaattacaaggtaaagatgatgatgaatcttCAAAACTATTATACGATCCACAATCAACATTAGAAAGGAAATCATTCTCCATTGATATCAATTGGGGGATTCGATTCTCTACCATTAAAGAAGTTGATACATTCATTGATAGATGTTGCGcatatttaattaatgaattaaccaccaaaattaagaaatcgACTTCTCAAATAACTTTGAAAGTCTTGAGAAGAGCTCCAAATGCACCAATTGAACCAGCAAAATATTTAGGATGTGGGGAATGTGATgcatttaataaatcaagCAAACTAGGTATACCAACTGATGAATTTGGTGTCATTACCACTGAAATTAAAAGTCTATATAGAATCATTGGATGTCCTCCCACAGAATTAAGAGGTTtatcaattcaattcaataaattagTTGACCCTACAAAGCAAATAGATACTTTAGGTAAGAATCAAGCTAGATTGAACtttgagaaaaaaaacttgAATTATTTACCTGCTGATATCAAAGATGATGTCACAAAGGAATTACAAAGACGGAAGATCATAATAAACCCACCATCAAGAACTTCTCTATCACCATCACCAAGACATATATCACCACCAAAGAGGAAATTTGAAATGCTAAGtacatttgaagaaaaatttattgataatttaccAACACAAATTGGTATGGAATTAAGGAAGGATCTTAAGAtacagaaaaaaattgaacatACGAAGATGAAAGATGTTCAAGAACAAAGAATGAAGAGAGAAGATGCAATTAAGAATTATAAATCACATttttttgatgatgatagtATTTTTATACCaattaaatttcaaaatcgAGCTAGgtttaaagatatttccaaattagTTATGATGTGGCTGAAAAATACTATTAAAACAAACGGCCCACACGaaaaagatttgaaattgtttgaaaaatatttacaaaaattatgtGATTCAAATAGAATTCATCTTGTATTAAACTTGGCTAATATGATTTCCACACAATTGAATATGCTCCCTAAACAGTTTCATGAAGAAACTGGATTCCAAGAATGGGAAAAAATTCTATTGACTTTGATTGTACCAATgttgaataaaaataaacatacttTCCAAACAGTTCGTAAATACGATATggattttgatttataa